In Enterobacter cloacae, a single window of DNA contains:
- the trhA gene encoding pili assembly chaperone → MELSLNIGLSEKKSNTAALFKTKSAKVILFVLLTVLFCGLAYAGSDDGALGDIWSYMSESMTGAPGKILAAAMLISSVYFSVLKPNPGLALVSLFMMLVMANGEKIISTFMDAGVPL, encoded by the coding sequence ATGGAACTTTCTTTAAATATTGGCCTTAGTGAAAAGAAATCTAACACGGCTGCACTTTTTAAAACAAAAAGCGCAAAAGTGATTTTGTTTGTTCTGCTGACCGTGCTTTTTTGCGGTCTGGCATATGCGGGTTCAGATGATGGGGCACTGGGAGATATTTGGTCATACATGAGTGAAAGTATGACTGGAGCTCCGGGCAAAATTCTGGCAGCCGCGATGTTGATCTCAAGCGTATATTTCTCTGTCCTTAAGCCTAACCCGGGCCTGGCACTGGTTTCATTATTCATGATGCTGGTAATGGCCAACGGCGAGAAAATTATCAGCACCTTTATGGATGCTGGCGTACCGCTGTAA
- the trhE gene encoding pilus assembly protein, producing MKMLSGINIPFFKKSKKDENGDLEQSYVKKDESAKGRFLDIKKRFSPQAEASGAGITYSALINRDTKLIRINTVSIAVIGLLVAKILFFTDPVTIVTPPNMNEEITVVGNKASESYKTQWALFFSTLLGNINPTNISFVTAYVLDALSPELQAKTSESLQEQINIMQARGVEQTFKPNDIYFDPKNDMVYVWGTKTTRLVNVPDKTESSKWTYEWVLGMKNGRPRIAYVNQYSGTPNIKKITINGKEQLATLDNPPPSTGNK from the coding sequence ATGAAAATGCTAAGTGGCATTAACATCCCTTTTTTCAAAAAATCTAAAAAGGATGAAAACGGTGATCTTGAACAGTCATACGTAAAGAAAGATGAAAGTGCTAAGGGACGTTTTTTGGACATTAAAAAACGATTTAGCCCACAAGCTGAAGCGTCAGGTGCTGGAATTACATACAGCGCCCTGATTAATCGTGATACAAAACTTATCCGCATTAATACTGTTTCAATAGCCGTCATTGGGTTATTGGTTGCAAAGATTCTTTTTTTCACTGACCCAGTGACGATTGTTACCCCTCCAAACATGAATGAAGAGATCACGGTTGTTGGTAACAAAGCATCGGAATCTTATAAAACACAATGGGCTCTCTTTTTTAGTACCCTTTTAGGGAATATTAATCCAACTAATATTTCCTTTGTGACGGCCTATGTCCTCGATGCCCTTTCACCTGAACTACAGGCTAAAACGAGTGAGTCTTTACAGGAGCAGATAAATATCATGCAGGCTCGTGGTGTTGAGCAGACCTTTAAGCCTAATGATATTTACTTTGATCCAAAAAATGACATGGTCTATGTCTGGGGTACCAAAACGACTCGACTTGTAAATGTTCCGGACAAAACTGAATCATCGAAATGGACTTATGAATGGGTTCTCGGGATGAAAAATGGTCGCCCAAGAATTGCATATGTAAATCAATATTCCGGAACACCGAATATTAAAAAAATTACGATAAACGGCAAAGAGCAACTGGCAACGCTGGATAATCCGCCACCGTCTACAGGTAACAAGTGA